The nucleotide window GTTCTCTCTATGGGGCCGCTCACTATCTCCTCGCGCATCCTCCGGATTTTATCACTCTTCATTCCACTATCCTCCTCATCCAACTGCCCCTCAAGAACCACGCGAAACCGATAAGGGCTGAGATGACGTTGCTCAGTCCCATTCCAATCCACACGCCTGTGCTGTCTCCCATAACCTTTCCAAGGCTGTAGCTGAGGGGTATTCTCAAGCCCCACAGCCTGAGCATGCCAAGTATCATACTCTTCTTCGTATGCCCAGAGCTCTGGAAGACGTTCGTGACGGCACTGAATATCCCGAAGAAAGGTAGGGAGGCTGAGAAGTAACGGACAACCTTGACGCTCTCCGCGAGTATGGCCTCATCCTTTATGAAGAACGAGAATATCTGGGCGCGGAAGATGACGATGATTGCCGTGCCAAGTCCGAGGATTATTAAGTTGATGAGCATAGCTCTCTCCGCTATCTTCTTGGCTCTCTCGTACCTCTCTGCACCGACGTTCTGGCCGATCATCGTTCCCATAGCCTGGCTTATTCCATTGGCAAAGGCGAACATGAAGTTCGTGAGCCTATTCGTGATGCTGTACGTGGCAAAGGCGACCGTCCCGTAGGTGTAGATTATCCTCGTGAGCACGACGAAGCCGAAGGCATCCGTGGAACCCCCTACGCTCGCCGGAAGACCAACGCGGAACATCTTAAAGTAGAGCTCAATGTCGGGCATGAGCGTTTCGGAGGTAATGTGGATCCCGACCTTTCCCGTAAAGAGCAGGTAGCCGCCTATAAGCGAGCCTACGGTGTTAGAGAGCATTGTGGCCACGGCAGCGCCAACGACTCCAAGCTTTGGGAAGCCAAACCAGCCGAATATAAATATCGGGTCGAGGATTATGTTAAGGAAGACCGTGAATATGTTAATCTTTACCGGCGTTTTCGTGTCTCCAACGGCTCTCAGGAGAAAATTGAAGGCGAATAACGTGAAGGAGAATGGAATACCGAGGAATATCACGCGCGTGTAGTTAACTGCGTAAGGGTAGACCTCGGAGGTCACGTTCATAAACTTCATGGCGAAAGGAGTTATAAGAACGCCGATAACCGCCACGGCGATGGAAAATATAAGCATGAGAGAATAAAGGGCTCCAGCGGCCTTGTTGGCCTTTTCGTACTCCTGGGCTCCTATGTACTGGCTCACGAAGGCGAATCCCGCAGTGGCAAACCCCATTCCTAGGCTCATAATGAACCATACGAGAGGCCAAGCTGTCCCCGGAGCCGAAAGCTGCTCTTTGCCAAGCTTACCCAGCCAGAAGGTGTCCGTGAGATTGTATAAGACCTGAACCATGTTGTTGATTATGAGGGGCCAAGCTAACCGGATTAGCGTCCTTTCGATATGCCCCTCGACTATTTCGTACCTCATAGCGTCTATCCTGTCCTGCCTCATGACTACTCAAACGCCAATCGAAACGCTATAATAAAAAGTTTGTCTCGGCAATTTAATCCACGCTTCTTCCTGAACGAACTTCGGTTGCGGCCTTTAGATGCTGAAAACAAAACGTGAGAGCTTTGGCATAGGCAACGATAAGGGTTATAAGAGCTGGGGAGAAGTGGAATTTGCCGGAAGTAAATATTTCGAGGTGGTTAGTATGGCCGAGAAGAAGAGGAAGAGGGTCGTGATTTTGGGGGCTGCTGGAAGGGACTTCCACAACTTCAATGTGTTCTTCAGGAACAACCCCGACTACGAAGTCGTGGCTTTCACGGCCACCCAGATTCCTGACATTGAGGGCAGGGTTTATCCAGCGGAGCTCGCCGGCGAGCTCTACCCGAACGGAATCCCGATTCTGCCCGAGGACGACCTAGAGAAGATAATCAAGGAGAAGGACGTTGACATAGTCGTCTTCGCTTACTCCGACGTTTCCCACGAGCACGTTATGCACTTGGCAAGTAGAGCTCACTCAGCTGGAGCGGACTTCTGGCTTTTAGGGCCCAAATCAACCATGCTCAAGAGCAAGAAGCCTGTTGTAGCGGTTACGGCAGTCAGAACAGGCTGTGGAAAGAGCCAGACCAGCAGGAAAGTTGCTCAACTCCTCCAGGAGATGGGGTTCAAGGTCGTCGCCGTCAGGCACCCGATGCCCTACGGTGATTTGAGAAAGCAGGTCGTTCAGAGATTTGCAACCTTCGAGGACCTCGACAAGCACGAGTGCACCATAGAGGAAAGGG belongs to Pyrococcus yayanosii CH1 and includes:
- a CDS encoding MATE family efflux transporter; this encodes MRQDRIDAMRYEIVEGHIERTLIRLAWPLIINNMVQVLYNLTDTFWLGKLGKEQLSAPGTAWPLVWFIMSLGMGFATAGFAFVSQYIGAQEYEKANKAAGALYSLMLIFSIAVAVIGVLITPFAMKFMNVTSEVYPYAVNYTRVIFLGIPFSFTLFAFNFLLRAVGDTKTPVKINIFTVFLNIILDPIFIFGWFGFPKLGVVGAAVATMLSNTVGSLIGGYLLFTGKVGIHITSETLMPDIELYFKMFRVGLPASVGGSTDAFGFVVLTRIIYTYGTVAFATYSITNRLTNFMFAFANGISQAMGTMIGQNVGAERYERAKKIAERAMLINLIILGLGTAIIVIFRAQIFSFFIKDEAILAESVKVVRYFSASLPFFGIFSAVTNVFQSSGHTKKSMILGMLRLWGLRIPLSYSLGKVMGDSTGVWIGMGLSNVISALIGFAWFLRGSWMRRIVE